A stretch of Candidatus Symbiobacter mobilis CR DNA encodes these proteins:
- a CDS encoding HAD family hydrolase — protein MTPCNLVLDFGSVLFAWDRVGLVREAFADLPDDRAADVARSLFDHQDWLDFDRGVLDADGVARRAVERLGVTPTAVLWLIERIGETLTPIPGTLALFEHWCARRDAGGCERVYYLSNMSTVHADALRRRFPFLQRFDGGVFSSAEHCIKPDPAIYLLLQDRYALAPADTVFVDDVQANVDAARALGWHAIHFTSAAQTQRILEEEYGCALDVPRCA, from the coding sequence ATGACCCCCTGCAATCTCGTTCTCGACTTCGGCTCCGTCCTGTTCGCCTGGGATCGCGTCGGGCTGGTTCGCGAAGCCTTTGCCGATCTGCCCGACGACCGCGCAGCGGATGTGGCGCGCAGTCTGTTCGACCACCAAGACTGGCTGGATTTCGACCGGGGCGTGCTCGACGCTGACGGCGTGGCTCGGCGTGCGGTGGAACGCCTCGGCGTTACGCCCACTGCGGTGCTGTGGTTGATCGAACGCATCGGCGAGACGCTAACCCCCATCCCCGGGACGCTGGCCCTGTTCGAGCACTGGTGCGCACGGCGCGATGCAGGTGGCTGCGAGCGCGTGTACTACCTCTCGAACATGTCCACCGTCCATGCCGATGCGCTGCGGCGGCGTTTTCCCTTTTTGCAGCGCTTCGACGGGGGTGTCTTTTCGAGCGCGGAGCATTGCATCAAGCCTGACCCTGCCATCTACCTGCTACTGCAAGACCGGTACGCACTGGCTCCTGCCGATACCGTCTTCGTCGATGACGTACAAGCCAACGTCGATGCCGCCCGCGCACTGGGCTGGCACGCCATCCATTTCACGTCGGCGGCGCAGACGCAGCGCATCCTTGAAGAAGAATACGGATGCGCTTTGGACGTGCCACGATGCGCTTGA
- the miaA gene encoding tRNA (adenosine(37)-N6)-dimethylallyltransferase MiaA, which yields MPDIPYLALTGPTASGKTAAALAIARQHPVEIVSVDSAQVYRGMDIGTAKPTAEERALVVHHLLDIRDPTDPYSAAEFVADARRLIADIRQRNKLPLLVGGTMLYLKALRDGLDDIPSADPALRTRIQAQAADLGWPALHAELARVDPVTAARLAPNDSQRIGRALEVYQASGRPLSSFHGQSKQDAQPLPGMVLVSLEPRNREWLHHRIAQRFDQMLAGGLLEEVQALRSCSGIHADLPAMRCVGYRQAWQALDGAIPMAALRDQGIHATRQLAKRQLTWLRSWPDRHVVACDADDGGDAVERVCALAGRFLGER from the coding sequence ATGCCAGACATCCCTTATCTGGCGCTGACCGGGCCGACGGCATCCGGCAAAACCGCCGCCGCGCTCGCCATCGCCCGGCAGCATCCCGTAGAAATCGTCAGCGTCGATTCCGCGCAGGTCTACCGGGGCATGGACATCGGCACGGCCAAGCCCACTGCTGAAGAACGCGCGCTCGTCGTCCACCATCTGCTCGACATCCGCGACCCCACCGATCCATACAGCGCGGCGGAATTCGTTGCAGACGCCCGTCGCCTCATCGCGGATATCCGCCAACGCAACAAGCTGCCGTTGCTCGTCGGCGGAACGATGCTGTACCTCAAGGCACTGCGTGACGGGCTGGACGACATCCCCAGCGCCGACCCCGCCCTGCGAACCCGCATCCAAGCGCAAGCAGCCGATTTGGGCTGGCCCGCCCTGCACGCAGAGCTTGCCCGCGTGGACCCAGTGACTGCGGCGCGGCTTGCTCCCAACGATTCACAGCGCATCGGCAGAGCGTTGGAGGTCTACCAAGCCAGCGGACGGCCCCTGTCGTCCTTCCACGGCCAATCCAAACAGGATGCGCAACCCTTGCCGGGGATGGTGCTCGTATCGCTGGAACCGCGCAACCGCGAATGGCTGCACCACCGCATTGCGCAGCGTTTCGACCAGATGCTTGCTGGTGGACTGCTCGAAGAAGTCCAGGCACTGCGCTCATGCAGTGGCATACACGCCGACCTGCCCGCCATGCGCTGCGTAGGCTACCGCCAGGCATGGCAAGCGCTGGATGGCGCAATACCGATGGCAGCACTACGAGACCAGGGCATCCACGCCACCCGCCAGCTTGCCAAGCGGCAACTCACCTGGCTGCGATCCTGGCCTGATCGCCACGTCGTTGCCTGCGATGCAGACGATGGCGGCGATGCCGTGGAACGAGTTTGTGCGTTGGCTGGCAGGTTTTTGGGGGAACGATGA
- a CDS encoding type II toxin-antitoxin system Phd/YefM family antitoxin — MDLLVCALQYKSPLLSIDEPLNKIASDLAIQILEVESMKFYTLSEARQKFASVLDIAKLEGAVRITRRDGRSFLLSPEKESCSPLDVQGVQLHWSREDIIHAVREGRDRQNHS, encoded by the coding sequence ATGGATTTATTGGTTTGCGCTTTGCAATATAAATCGCCTTTGCTTTCCATTGATGAGCCACTCAATAAAATAGCTAGCGATCTTGCGATTCAAATTCTAGAGGTTGAGTCCATGAAGTTTTATACATTGTCAGAAGCCCGTCAGAAATTCGCTTCCGTTCTCGATATTGCCAAATTAGAGGGGGCCGTCCGTATTACGCGCAGGGATGGAAGGTCTTTCTTGCTATCGCCTGAAAAAGAAAGCTGCTCTCCTCTTGATGTCCAAGGCGTCCAATTGCATTGGAGCCGTGAAGACATCATTCATGCTGTCCGAGAAGGCAGGGATCGTCAAAATCACAGCTAA
- a CDS encoding AAA family ATPase: MTTLPKIPYGLSNFYKLITEDHFYVDRTHYIVQLEAHGSYHVLMRPRRFGKSLFLSMLEHYYDQRRKPEFEALFGKLHVGRNPTSLANAYQVLVLDFSGIDTSRGIDVLLQGFAFRVEYGAISFLERYGYPQDAINAVQQQSLPQAKLGILLRYVAQTSQKILLLIDEYDHFANSLLAEDMDAFRSAVGKGGFVRSFYETIKSATQAGTIDRFFITGVTAIMLDSLTSGFNIAKNLTFEEDFHDILGFTREETFSLIRPLVEGCKLDAETVMEDVTHWYNGYRFHRRGHAIYNSDMVLYFADNFDHKNCAYPDRMLDENIASDYSKLMALFAIGDREDNYRVLEALVTDGEVIAQQQRRFDLDKTFGRDDFISLLAYVGFASLSGGDGNDMRYAIPNHVIRELYFQYFLVELEQRNHVDLPIWEVRNALRALYRANDIEPLRSQLERVLQHLSNRDSMRMDEKHLKVILVTLLFQTSVWRLQSEPEVNRRYPDVLLWERSPFELAGQHLIELKYAKKQEGEARWAAKRQEGLEQIAAYRALPEIAAMAKLHSWLMLSDGERVEVVEV, from the coding sequence ATGACTACATTGCCAAAAATACCCTATGGCTTGAGCAATTTTTACAAATTGATCACTGAAGACCATTTTTACGTAGACCGCACCCATTACATCGTCCAACTCGAAGCGCATGGCAGCTACCACGTTTTGATGCGCCCGCGCCGCTTCGGCAAAAGCCTGTTTTTGTCGATGTTGGAGCATTATTACGACCAGCGTCGAAAGCCGGAATTTGAAGCACTATTTGGCAAGCTGCACGTTGGCAGGAACCCGACATCGCTGGCGAATGCGTACCAAGTGTTGGTGCTGGATTTTAGTGGGATCGATACCTCGCGGGGGATAGATGTTCTATTGCAGGGATTCGCATTTAGGGTCGAATACGGGGCCATTTCTTTTCTGGAACGTTATGGGTATCCCCAAGACGCGATCAACGCAGTACAACAGCAATCTTTACCACAAGCCAAGCTTGGAATACTGCTTCGCTATGTGGCCCAAACCAGCCAAAAGATTCTGCTATTGATTGACGAATACGACCATTTTGCCAATAGCCTTCTTGCCGAAGACATGGATGCATTTCGATCCGCAGTCGGAAAAGGTGGGTTTGTACGGAGTTTTTATGAAACGATCAAGTCTGCAACGCAAGCGGGAACCATTGACCGGTTTTTTATTACCGGCGTTACGGCCATCATGCTCGATAGCTTGACGAGTGGGTTCAACATCGCCAAGAACTTGACATTCGAGGAAGATTTCCACGACATTCTCGGCTTTACCCGCGAAGAGACGTTCTCACTGATTCGGCCCTTGGTAGAGGGATGCAAGCTGGATGCCGAGACGGTGATGGAAGACGTGACCCACTGGTACAACGGGTACCGGTTTCACCGTAGAGGCCACGCCATCTATAACTCCGATATGGTGCTGTATTTTGCGGACAACTTTGACCACAAGAATTGCGCATACCCGGATCGAATGCTCGATGAAAACATTGCATCCGACTACAGCAAGCTGATGGCATTATTTGCGATTGGAGACCGTGAAGACAACTATCGCGTGCTAGAAGCACTGGTTACCGATGGCGAAGTGATAGCCCAGCAGCAGCGCCGATTTGACTTGGATAAAACCTTTGGGCGGGATGACTTCATTAGCCTGCTGGCGTATGTGGGCTTTGCGTCTCTTTCCGGGGGAGATGGGAACGATATGCGCTATGCAATCCCGAATCATGTAATTCGCGAGTTGTACTTTCAGTATTTTCTTGTGGAATTGGAGCAACGCAATCACGTTGATCTTCCGATCTGGGAAGTGCGCAATGCCCTGCGCGCTTTGTACCGCGCCAATGACATCGAACCGTTGCGTTCCCAGTTGGAACGGGTGCTACAACACCTATCGAACCGGGACAGCATGAGGATGGACGAAAAGCACCTCAAAGTCATCTTGGTAACGCTGTTATTTCAAACTTCCGTATGGCGTTTACAAAGCGAACCGGAAGTGAACCGCCGCTACCCCGATGTATTGCTGTGGGAACGTAGCCCATTTGAGCTGGCTGGGCAACATTTGATCGAATTGAAATACGCCAAGAAGCAAGAAGGCGAAGCGAGATGGGCAGCCAAGAGACAAGAAGGGCTGGAACAAATTGCCGCATACCGTGCGTTGCCGGAGATAGCGGCGATGGCGAAGCTGCATAGCTGGTTGATGTTGAGCGATGGGGAGAGGGTGGAGGTGGTAGAGGTGTAA
- a CDS encoding AAA family ATPase — MTTLPKLPYGLSNFRQVALEEYFYIDRTGYIAKLEAHGRYHVLMRPRRFGKSLFLSMLEHYYDQRRKPEFEALFGKLHVGRNPTPLANAYQVLVLDFSGIDTSRGIDVLLQGFAFRVEYGALSFLERYGYPQDAINAVQQQSLPQAKLGMLLRYVAQTGQKILLLIDEYDHFANSLLAEDMDAFRSAVGKGGFVRSFYETIKSATQAGTIDRFFITGVTAIMLDSLTSGFNIAKNLTFEEDFHDILGFTREETFSLIRPLVEGCKLDAETVMEDVTHWYNGYRFHRRGHAIYNSDMVLYFADNFDHKNCAYPDRMLDENIASDYSKLMALFSIGDQEDNYRVLEALVTDGEVIAQQQRRFDLDKTFGRDEFISLLAYVGFASLSGGDGNDMRYAIPNHVIRELYFQYFLVELEQRNHVDLPIWEVRNALRALYRANDIEPLRSQLERVLQHLSNRDSMRMDEKHLKVILVTLLFQTSVWRLQSEPEVNRRYPDVLLRERSPFELAGQHLIELKYAKKQEGEAGWEAKRQEGLEQIAAYRALPEIAAMAKLHSWLMLSDGERVDVMEVA; from the coding sequence ATGACTACATTACCCAAACTACCCTATGGCCTAAGCAATTTCCGGCAAGTCGCCCTGGAAGAATATTTTTATATCGACCGCACCGGATATATCGCAAAACTCGAAGCGCATGGCCGCTACCACGTTTTGATGCGTCCGCGCCGCTTTGGCAAAAGCCTGTTTTTGTCGATGCTGGAACACTATTACGATCAGCGTCGTAAGCCGGAATTTGAAGCACTATTTGGCAAGCTGCACGTAGGCAGGAACCCGACACCGCTGGCGAATGCGTACCAAGTGCTGGTGCTGGATTTCAGCGGGATCGATACCTCGCGGGGGATAGATGTTTTATTGCAGGGATTTGCATTCCGGGTGGAATACGGGGCACTCTCATTTCTGGAACGTTATGGGTATCCCCAAGATGCGATCAACGCAGTGCAGCAGCAGTCTTTACCACAGGCCAAACTCGGAATGTTGCTTCGCTATGTAGCCCAAACTGGCCAAAAGATTCTGCTATTGATAGATGAATACGACCACTTTGCCAATAGCCTTCTTGCCGAAGACATGGATGCATTTCGATCCGCAGTCGGAAAAGGTGGGTTTGTACGCAGCTTTTATGAAACGATCAAGTCTGCAACGCAAGCGGGAACCATTGACCGGTTTTTTATTACCGGCGTTACGGCCATCATGCTCGATAGCTTGACGAGTGGGTTCAACATCGCCAAGAACTTGACATTCGAGGAAGATTTCCACGACATTCTCGGCTTTACCCGCGAAGAGACGTTCTCACTGATTCGGCCCTTGGTGGAGGGATGCAAGCTGGATGCCGAGACGGTGATGGAAGACGTGACCCACTGGTACAACGGGTACCGGTTTCACCGCAGAGGCCACGCCATCTATAACTCCGATATGGTGCTGTATTTTGCGGACAACTTTGACCACAAGAATTGCGCATACCCGGATCGAATGCTCGATGAAAACATTGCATCCGACTACAGCAAGCTGATGGCATTGTTTTCCATCGGCGATCAGGAAGACAACTATCGCGTGCTAGAAGCACTGGTCACCGATGGCGAAGTGATAGCCCAGCAGCAACGCCGATTTGATTTGGATAAAACCTTTGGGCGTGATGAATTCATTAGCCTCCTTGCGTATGTGGGTTTTGCGTCTCTTTCCGGGGGAGATGGGAACGATATGCGCTATGCAATCCCGAATCATGTAATTCGCGAGTTGTACTTTCAGTATTTTCTTGTGGAATTGGAGCAACGCAATCACGTTGATCTTCCGATCTGGGAAGTGCGCAATGCCCTGCGCGCTTTGTACCGCGCCAATGACATCGAACCGTTGCGTTCCCAGTTGGAACGGGTGCTACAACACCTATCGAACCGGGACAGCATGAGGATGGACGAAAAGCACTTGAAAGTCATCTTGGTAACGCTGTTATTTCAAACTTCCGTATGGCGTTTACAAAGCGAACCGGAAGTGAACCGCCGCTACCCCGATGTATTGCTCCGGGAACGCAGCCCCTTTGAACTGGCTGGGCAACATCTGATCGAATTGAAATACGCCAAGAAGCAGGAAGGCGAAGCGGGATGGGAAGCCAAGCGACAAGAAGGGCTGGAACAAATTGCCGCATACCGTGCGTTGCCGGAGATAGCGGCGATGGCGAAGCTGCATAGCTGGTTGATGTTGAGCGATGGGGAAAGGGTGGATGTGATGGAGGTGGCGTGA
- a CDS encoding AAA family ATPase, translating to MTTLPKLPYGLSNFRQVALEDYFYIDRTGYIAKLEEHGRYHVLMRPRRFGKSLFLSMLEHYYDQRRKPEFDALFGKLHVGRNPTPLANAYQVLVLDFSGIETGNGVDTLRRGFMSKVTLPALDFLERYGYSASTREELRRLPSPQEQITVLCQYVARSGHKLLLLIDEYDHFANSLLAEDMDAFRSAVGKGGFVRSFYETIKSATQAGTIDRFFITGVTAIMLDSLTSGFNIAENLTFEEDFHDILGFTREETLALLHPLAEYCGMNPDALMEDVTYWYNGYRFHRRCHTVYNSDMVLYFAKKFDQKACAYPDRMLDENIASDYSKLMALFAIGDREDNYRVLEALVTDGEVIAQQQRRFDLDKTFGRDDFISLLAYVGFASLAGGDGNDMRYAIPNHVIRELYFQYFLVELEQRNHVDLPIWEVRNALRALYRANDIEPLRSQLERVLQHLSNRDSMRMDEKHLKVILVTLLFQTSVWRLQSEPEVNRRYPDVLLWERSPFELAGQHLIELKYAKKQEGEAGWAAKRQEGLEQIAAYRSLPEIAAMAKLHSWLMLSDGERVEVIEVMEVA from the coding sequence ATGACTACATTGCCAAAACTACCCTATGGCCTAAGCAATTTCCGGCAAGTTGCCCTAGAAGATTATTTTTATATCGACCGCACCGGATATATCGCAAAACTCGAAGAACATGGCCGCTACCACGTTTTGATGCGTCCGCGCCGCTTTGGCAAAAGCCTGTTTTTGTCGATGCTGGAGCATTATTACGACCAGCGTCGCAAGCCGGAATTTGACGCATTATTTGGCAAGCTGCACGTAGGCAGGAACCCGACACCGCTGGCGAATGCTTACCAAGTGCTGGTGCTGGATTTTAGTGGGATCGAAACCGGTAATGGCGTCGATACCTTGCGGCGGGGGTTTATGTCGAAAGTGACGCTGCCTGCGCTCGATTTTCTGGAACGCTATGGCTATTCGGCGTCTACCCGGGAAGAATTGCGTAGGCTGCCTTCTCCACAAGAACAGATCACTGTGTTGTGCCAATACGTGGCGCGTTCTGGCCACAAATTGCTGCTATTGATTGACGAATACGACCATTTTGCCAATAGCCTTCTTGCCGAAGACATGGATGCATTTCGATCCGCAGTCGGCAAAGGTGGATTTGTTCGCAGCTTTTATGAAACGATCAAGTCTGCAACGCAAGCGGGCACCATTGACCGGTTTTTTATTACCGGCGTCACGGCGATTATGCTCGATAGCTTGACGAGTGGGTTCAACATTGCAGAGAATCTGACCTTCGAGGAAGATTTTCATGATATTCTGGGCTTTACGCGGGAAGAAACACTTGCGCTACTCCACCCCTTGGCAGAATATTGTGGAATGAATCCTGACGCTCTGATGGAAGATGTGACGTACTGGTACAACGGATACCGGTTCCACCGCAGGTGCCATACCGTCTACAACTCCGATATGGTGCTGTACTTTGCCAAGAAGTTCGACCAAAAAGCCTGCGCATACCCGGATCGAATGCTCGATGAAAACATTGCATCCGACTACAGCAAGCTGATGGCGTTATTTGCGATTGGAGACCGTGAAGACAACTATCGCGTACTGGAAGCGCTAGTGACCGATGGCGAAGTGATAGCCCAGCAGCAACGCCGATTTGATTTAGATAAAACCTTTGGGCGGGATGACTTCATTAGCCTGCTGGCGTATGTGGGTTTTGCGTCGCTTGCTGGTGGCGACGGGAATGATATGCGCTATGCAATCCCGAATCATGTAATTCGCGAGTTGTACTTTCAGTATTTTCTTGTGGAATTGGAGCAACGCAATCACGTTGATCTTCCGATCTGGGAAGTGCGCAATGCCCTGCGAGCTTTGTACCGCGCCAATGACATCGAACCGTTGCGTTCCCAGTTGGAACGGGTGCTGCAACACCTATCGAACCGGGACAGCATGAGGATGGACGAAAAGCACCTGAAAGTCATCCTGGTAACGCTGTTATTTCAAACTTCCGTATGGCGTTTACAAAGCGAACCGGAAGTGAACCGGCGCTATCCCGATGTATTGCTGTGGGAACGCAGCCCCTTTGAACTGGCTGGGCAGCATTTGATCGAATTGAAATACGCGAAGAAGCAGGAAGGCGAAGCGGGATGGGCAGCCAAGAGACAAGAAGGGCTGGAACAAATTGCCGCATACCGTTCGTTGCCGGAGATAGCGGCGATGGCGAAGCTGCATAGCTGGTTGATGTTGAGCGATGGGGAAAGGGTGGAGGTGATCGAGGTGATGGAGGTGGCGTGA
- the lysS gene encoding lysine--tRNA ligase has protein sequence MPDSHSDSVTPAALDENHLIAERREKLRQLRQRQAEGQGPAFPNDFQPRDRAAAIAAAHQASDADELERASVTVRMAGRMMLKRVMGKASFVALQDATGRIQVYVRSNDVGEEVYAEFRRWDLGDIVGVVGHLFRTRTGELSVHAQSIRLLTKSLRPLPDKFHGLSDQELKYRQRYVDLMIDESARQRFVLRSQAIAQLRAFMASQGFLEVETPMLHPIPSGANARPFATHHHALDQAMYLRIAPELYLKRLIVGGFERVYELNRNFRNEGISIRHNPEFTMMEFYAAYWNHRDLMTFTEELIRNVARQTLGTLQLTYGGRAVDLEAPFARWTMREAICQCSPAGVAMEDGSGLCVDSASWLRQALLRHGCSEAQHQLSTRSLAALQVLYFEEVVEEQLWQPTFLCEHPIEISPLARASDERPEVAERFELYITGREFGNGFSELNDAEEQAVRFRAQVQARERGDQEAMHYDADFIRALEYGMPPTGGCGIGIDRLMMLLTDSPNIRDVILFPALRHEAEG, from the coding sequence ATGCCCGATTCCCATTCCGACTCCGTTACTCCCGCTGCCCTCGACGAAAACCATCTGATTGCCGAACGCCGGGAGAAATTGCGGCAGTTGCGCCAGCGCCAGGCTGAGGGCCAGGGGCCTGCCTTTCCCAATGACTTTCAGCCCCGTGACCGCGCCGCTGCAATCGCCGCTGCGCACCAGGCAAGCGATGCCGACGAACTGGAGCGCGCATCGGTCACAGTGCGCATGGCAGGCAGGATGATGCTCAAGCGGGTGATGGGCAAGGCCAGTTTTGTCGCGCTGCAAGACGCCACCGGGCGCATCCAGGTCTATGTGCGATCCAACGACGTGGGCGAAGAGGTCTACGCCGAATTCCGTCGATGGGATTTGGGGGACATCGTTGGCGTTGTCGGGCATTTGTTTCGTACCCGCACCGGGGAGCTATCCGTCCACGCGCAGTCCATCCGGCTGCTGACCAAGAGCTTGCGGCCCCTGCCGGACAAGTTCCATGGCTTGAGTGATCAGGAACTCAAGTACCGCCAGCGGTATGTCGATTTGATGATTGATGAGTCGGCGCGCCAACGCTTCGTGCTGCGCAGCCAGGCCATTGCGCAGTTGCGGGCTTTCATGGCGTCGCAGGGCTTCCTCGAAGTAGAAACGCCGATGCTGCACCCCATCCCCTCGGGGGCCAATGCCCGGCCTTTTGCCACGCACCACCATGCGCTCGATCAGGCGATGTATTTGCGCATCGCGCCGGAGCTGTACCTCAAGCGTTTGATCGTCGGCGGGTTCGAGCGCGTCTACGAGCTGAACCGGAACTTCCGCAACGAGGGCATCAGCATTCGGCACAACCCTGAATTCACGATGATGGAGTTCTACGCCGCGTACTGGAACCATCGCGATCTGATGACGTTCACCGAAGAATTGATCCGCAACGTTGCCCGCCAGACCTTGGGCACGCTGCAACTGACTTACGGTGGCAGAGCGGTGGATTTGGAAGCGCCCTTTGCGCGCTGGACGATGCGGGAGGCAATTTGCCAATGCAGCCCTGCCGGGGTGGCGATGGAAGACGGCAGCGGCTTGTGCGTCGATAGCGCGTCGTGGTTACGGCAGGCTTTGCTGCGCCACGGGTGTAGCGAGGCGCAGCACCAGCTTTCGACGCGCTCGCTGGCGGCGTTGCAGGTGCTGTACTTCGAGGAAGTGGTCGAGGAACAGCTTTGGCAGCCCACCTTTCTGTGTGAGCACCCCATCGAGATTTCCCCCCTGGCGCGCGCCAGCGATGAGCGGCCCGAGGTGGCCGAGCGCTTCGAGCTGTACATCACCGGGCGCGAATTCGGCAACGGGTTCAGCGAATTGAATGACGCCGAGGAACAGGCTGTGCGTTTTCGTGCGCAGGTGCAGGCCCGGGAGCGTGGGGATCAGGAAGCCATGCACTATGACGCCGATTTCATCCGCGCCTTGGAATACGGCATGCCCCCCACAGGCGGCTGTGGTATCGGCATCGACAGGCTGATGATGCTGCTGACCGATTCCCCCAATATCCGCGATGTGATTCTGTTCCCCGCGCTGCGGCACGAGGCGGAGGGTTGA
- a CDS encoding YggT family protein translates to MMVLPPYSRAIRATFMLFQIVSLLLDVVVGVLSGACLLRMYAQWLRVPLSARSGNPLGGLLVSLTNWIVLPLRRVLPPMGPIDIASLLAAFALQCVEYALLWALAGGATEVWVILLLALFGLLRTAIALLTGIVILYALLSWFPANPALSDFVERLVSPLLAPLRKVIPLAGGIDLSPLIVLVLLQIAAIVLGGLQSAALHG, encoded by the coding sequence ATGATGGTTTTACCCCCCTACTCCCGCGCCATCCGCGCAACGTTCATGCTGTTCCAGATCGTTTCCCTATTGCTCGACGTCGTAGTCGGCGTGCTCAGTGGCGCCTGTTTGCTGCGGATGTACGCGCAGTGGTTGCGCGTTCCGCTATCTGCACGTTCCGGCAACCCTCTGGGGGGGCTGCTGGTCTCCCTGACCAATTGGATCGTCCTGCCCCTGCGCCGTGTGCTACCACCGATGGGGCCGATCGACATCGCTTCGCTGCTCGCCGCGTTCGCGCTGCAATGCGTCGAGTACGCGCTGCTCTGGGCGCTGGCCGGTGGTGCGACGGAAGTCTGGGTCATCCTCCTCCTCGCCCTTTTCGGACTGCTACGCACGGCCATCGCCCTGCTGACCGGGATCGTGATCCTCTACGCGCTGCTCTCGTGGTTCCCCGCCAATCCCGCGCTGTCGGACTTCGTCGAGCGTCTCGTCTCCCCCCTGCTGGCCCCGTTACGCAAGGTCATCCCCCTAGCCGGCGGGATCGATCTTTCTCCGCTAATCGTGCTGGTGCTGCTGCAAATCGCAGCAATCGTGCTTGGCGGGCTGCAAAGCGCGGCGTTGCACGGCTAG
- a CDS encoding PHP domain-containing protein, which translates to MQEEPAMDGKESAKVSATATGAIRADLHCHSMFSDGTLTPEALAERAAANGVTLWALTDHDEIRGQPRARAAALAHGVGYVSGVEISVTHAGRTIHIVGLGFDDGDTVLERRLQRLRQGRVDRARAIAEELGRVGIAGAWEGAMRYVRNPELMSRTHFARYLVALGVCSTPAGVFKKYLVRGKPGYVPHEWALMADAIGWIRGAGGMAVLAHPGRYRMGRAAGLELLAAFQERGGEGIEVATSNHNDEECAYWAGLAAQHGLWASCGSDFHDPAESRMDVGKAPDLPHGVKPVWEGLRGSAV; encoded by the coding sequence GTGCAAGAGGAACCAGCTATGGATGGGAAAGAGAGCGCAAAGGTGTCTGCCACCGCTACTGGCGCCATTCGCGCCGATCTGCACTGCCATTCGATGTTTTCCGACGGCACCCTGACCCCGGAAGCGTTGGCCGAGCGTGCCGCAGCGAATGGAGTGACCCTGTGGGCATTGACCGATCACGACGAGATTCGCGGGCAGCCTCGTGCTCGGGCTGCTGCGCTGGCCCATGGGGTGGGGTACGTCAGTGGGGTGGAAATATCGGTGACGCACGCTGGCCGCACGATCCACATCGTCGGACTCGGGTTCGACGACGGGGATACGGTGCTGGAGCGTCGATTACAGCGGTTGCGGCAGGGGCGTGTCGACCGCGCGCGGGCCATTGCCGAGGAACTGGGCCGCGTAGGCATTGCTGGAGCCTGGGAGGGCGCGATGCGGTATGTGCGCAACCCCGAGCTGATGTCACGCACCCACTTTGCCCGGTATCTCGTCGCGTTGGGGGTGTGCAGTACCCCGGCGGGCGTCTTCAAAAAATACCTGGTGCGGGGCAAACCGGGCTATGTGCCGCACGAATGGGCATTGATGGCAGACGCTATCGGGTGGATACGAGGCGCAGGTGGCATGGCCGTGCTGGCGCATCCCGGGCGATACCGCATGGGCCGTGCGGCGGGGCTGGAATTGCTGGCGGCGTTTCAGGAACGCGGGGGAGAAGGCATTGAGGTAGCGACCTCCAACCACAACGACGAAGAATGCGCCTACTGGGCTGGACTGGCCGCGCAGCATGGGCTATGGGCCTCTTGCGGCAGCGATTTTCATGACCCAGCCGAAAGCCGGATGGATGTGGGCAAGGCGCCTGATCTGCCACACGGGGTGAAGCCAGTGTGGGAAGGGCTGCGGGGCAGTGCTGTGTGA